A portion of the Labilithrix sp. genome contains these proteins:
- a CDS encoding MCE family protein, with amino-acid sequence MAAKVSQAAKIGLFAIVTAGAGYLVYKTIHKETGKGGGYVVHAYLHDASGIARQSRVTIAGIPVGSVENIRLEDGRARVDVRVNGDVPLHATARLGVKSASLLGENVIVLTEGVGAPDKKDGDEIETIPDAASVDDIKAQVSRIAALIEKVAEQLAKSVGSEQGGKNMTAILQNLADATEAINLTVRENRAVIHETLGNIDRITARGGPELQEILINIKTITQDVKEMMAAKGGPDGEGGELRQTIERVNRASKSLESALGHIDNISARVDRGEGTVGRLTKDEALINEVQGVAEGVNDYVDSLRKLQTVVGLRSDYNFLASTVKSYVELRLQPREDKYYLIELINDPRGKTSFTQTDVDTTNPNDPAHYRTVTTTTTDAFRFSLQFARRIGPFTGRFGIKESTGGIGLDTHLLSNRFEIVQDFFGFGEEIQPRYRLWVGYEFIKRLWLIGGIDHIFLANRRDYFLGLQLRFTDEDLKTILPFAGGATTGR; translated from the coding sequence ATGGCGGCGAAGGTCTCGCAAGCAGCGAAGATAGGCCTGTTCGCGATCGTCACCGCGGGCGCGGGCTACCTCGTCTACAAGACGATCCACAAGGAGACCGGCAAGGGCGGCGGCTACGTCGTCCACGCGTACCTCCACGACGCGAGCGGCATCGCGAGGCAGTCGCGCGTCACCATCGCCGGCATCCCGGTGGGCTCGGTCGAGAACATCCGCCTCGAGGACGGGCGCGCGCGCGTCGACGTGCGCGTCAACGGCGACGTGCCGCTCCACGCCACCGCGCGCCTCGGCGTGAAGAGCGCGTCGCTCCTCGGCGAGAACGTCATCGTCCTGACCGAAGGCGTCGGCGCGCCGGACAAGAAGGACGGCGACGAGATCGAGACCATCCCCGACGCCGCGTCGGTCGACGACATCAAGGCGCAGGTCTCGCGCATCGCCGCGCTCATCGAGAAGGTGGCGGAGCAGCTCGCGAAGTCGGTCGGCAGCGAGCAGGGCGGCAAGAACATGACCGCCATCCTCCAGAACCTCGCCGACGCGACGGAGGCGATCAACCTCACCGTGCGCGAGAACCGCGCCGTCATCCACGAGACGCTCGGCAACATCGACCGCATCACGGCGCGAGGCGGCCCCGAGCTCCAGGAGATCCTGATCAACATCAAGACCATCACGCAGGACGTGAAGGAGATGATGGCGGCGAAGGGCGGCCCCGACGGCGAGGGAGGCGAGCTCCGCCAGACGATCGAGCGCGTGAACCGCGCGTCGAAGAGCCTCGAGAGCGCGCTCGGCCACATCGACAACATCTCGGCGCGCGTCGATCGCGGCGAGGGCACGGTCGGCCGCCTCACGAAGGACGAGGCCCTCATCAACGAGGTGCAGGGCGTCGCGGAGGGCGTGAACGACTACGTCGACTCGCTGCGCAAACTGCAGACCGTCGTAGGCCTGCGCTCCGACTACAACTTCCTCGCGAGCACGGTGAAGAGCTACGTCGAGCTCCGCCTCCAGCCGCGCGAGGACAAGTACTACCTCATCGAGCTCATCAACGACCCGCGCGGCAAGACGAGCTTCACGCAGACCGACGTCGACACGACGAACCCGAACGACCCGGCGCACTACCGCACGGTGACGACGACGACGACGGACGCGTTCCGCTTCTCGCTTCAGTTCGCGCGCCGCATCGGCCCGTTCACCGGCCGCTTCGGCATCAAGGAGTCGACCGGCGGCATCGGGCTCGACACGCATCTCCTCTCGAACCGCTTCGAGATCGTGCAAGACTTCTTCGGCTTCGGCGAGGAGATCCAGCCGCGCTACCGCCTCTGGGTCGGCTACGAGTTCATCAAGCGCCTCTGGCTCATCGGCGGCATCGACCACATCTTCCTCGCCAACCGCCGCGACTACTTCCTCGGCCTCCAACTCCGCTTCACAGACGAGGACCTGAAGACGATCCTCCCCTTCGCCGGCGGCGCGACGACGGGCCGCTGA
- a CDS encoding efflux RND transporter periplasmic adaptor subunit, giving the protein MSVYRERRKPRDIALDRRCLVLAALAAAVVVLIGCPREREKKDEPARAASTSDGGEDEHDAIPRRAKLTPRIIADARIAWTPAKREVLAATIALAGELAADPDKSARVASPVAGRLTEVRFAEGSEVKRGDVLALLRIPDIGKVRAAFNATTAKSAAARANADRLDALAEKGMAAKQEAVAARAEANALDAEAKAVAEELGALGMSASGDGALLALRAPLGGTVVARDAVVGQPVATDQTIASIADLRELWFLARVFEKDLGKLDTGAAADVTLNAFPNESFGGKVEYVSRQIDPAARTVTARIRLTNRDELLRIGLFGSARVVTKAEKPGEAGLVVPRTAIIDVAGKTVVFVHVGGEEFELHEVTVGDGAAGRVRILSGLREGEEVVSDGAFTIKSVLLRGTLADED; this is encoded by the coding sequence GTGAGTGTGTACCGCGAGCGCCGCAAACCTCGCGACATCGCGCTCGACAGGCGCTGCCTCGTGCTCGCGGCGCTTGCGGCGGCGGTGGTCGTGCTCATCGGGTGTCCGAGGGAACGCGAGAAGAAGGACGAACCTGCGCGCGCCGCTTCGACCTCGGATGGGGGCGAGGACGAGCATGACGCCATCCCTCGGCGCGCCAAGCTCACGCCGCGCATCATCGCCGACGCTCGCATCGCGTGGACGCCCGCGAAACGCGAGGTGCTCGCCGCGACGATCGCGCTCGCGGGGGAGCTCGCCGCCGATCCCGACAAGTCCGCGCGCGTCGCGAGCCCCGTCGCCGGGCGCCTCACCGAGGTGAGGTTCGCGGAAGGAAGCGAGGTGAAGCGCGGCGACGTCCTCGCGCTGCTGCGTATCCCCGACATCGGAAAGGTGCGCGCCGCCTTCAACGCGACGACCGCGAAGAGCGCCGCCGCTCGCGCCAACGCCGATCGCCTCGACGCGCTCGCGGAGAAAGGCATGGCGGCGAAACAAGAAGCCGTCGCCGCGCGCGCGGAGGCGAACGCGCTCGACGCCGAGGCGAAAGCAGTGGCAGAGGAGCTCGGCGCGCTCGGGATGAGCGCCTCCGGCGACGGCGCGCTCCTCGCGCTGCGCGCGCCGCTCGGCGGGACCGTCGTCGCGCGCGACGCCGTCGTCGGTCAGCCCGTCGCGACCGACCAGACCATCGCGAGCATCGCCGACCTCCGCGAGCTCTGGTTCCTCGCCCGCGTCTTCGAGAAAGACCTCGGCAAGCTCGACACCGGCGCCGCGGCGGACGTCACGCTCAACGCGTTTCCGAACGAGAGCTTCGGCGGCAAGGTCGAGTACGTCAGCCGCCAGATCGATCCGGCCGCGCGCACCGTCACCGCGCGGATCCGCCTCACGAACCGCGACGAGCTGCTCCGCATCGGCCTCTTCGGGTCGGCCCGCGTCGTGACGAAAGCCGAGAAGCCCGGAGAGGCGGGGCTCGTCGTCCCGCGCACCGCGATCATCGACGTCGCGGGCAAGACGGTGGTGTTCGTCCACGTCGGCGGCGAGGAGTTCGAGCTCCACGAGGTGACCGTCGGCGACGGCGCGGCCGGGCGCGTCCGGATCCTCTCCGGCTTGCGCGAAGGCGAGGAGGTCGTGTCCGACGGCGCGTTCACGATCAAGAGCGTGCTCCTCCGCGGCACGCTCGCGGACGAGGACTGA
- a CDS encoding MATE family efflux transporter, protein MGHTSTRILKGPLAWEVARFGTPLALGMALQTTFNLIDAYLIARLPAEEVGAAVGAIGICDQVAALGTIVSFGVSTAAAAIISNRAGAADKTGVQQAAWQSILLIGALSIVLGGLGGLGAGVIVRDVIGAKGEVAEVATRYLRVGMLGSFSIYFLLQLTNIQRALGSSITPVTLLVLGNALNLFLAVLLIFGPGPAPAWLGWATDIARALGIPKMGMIGAAWASVIARCAVLLPNVVILARRFDVFPPKGARAPKKSEIRGIVDLAWPSSAQFVLRISAMLLVNSLVARFYTTAEDQTATTAMGLVFRLDTMTLFVAMGWGNAAQTFVGQNLGAKQERRARRSGWLASAYDGVSNVLLIIALFRWSAEILRFFDPEDAPVAIAVDYLEVVAPSYVALGVGIVLGNAMSGAGATRTTFVIDALVILLFQLPVSLVFGGSSLHRLFQCVAVTNLVSAIAYAVVYHRGSWLEARARIGQLEVSA, encoded by the coding sequence GAGGAGGTCGGCGCCGCCGTCGGCGCGATCGGTATCTGCGATCAGGTGGCCGCCCTCGGCACGATCGTGAGCTTCGGCGTCTCCACCGCCGCCGCCGCCATCATCTCGAACCGAGCCGGTGCGGCAGACAAGACCGGCGTCCAGCAGGCCGCCTGGCAGTCCATCCTCTTGATCGGCGCCCTCAGCATCGTGCTCGGCGGCCTCGGCGGCCTCGGGGCCGGCGTCATCGTCCGGGACGTCATCGGCGCGAAGGGCGAGGTCGCCGAGGTCGCGACCCGGTACCTCCGCGTCGGCATGCTCGGGAGCTTCAGCATCTACTTCCTGCTCCAGCTCACCAACATCCAGCGCGCGCTCGGCTCGAGCATCACGCCCGTCACGCTCCTCGTCCTCGGGAACGCGCTCAACCTCTTCCTCGCCGTCCTCCTCATCTTCGGCCCCGGCCCCGCGCCGGCGTGGCTCGGCTGGGCGACCGACATCGCGCGCGCGCTCGGCATCCCGAAGATGGGGATGATCGGCGCGGCGTGGGCGTCCGTCATCGCGCGATGCGCGGTGTTGCTGCCGAACGTCGTCATCCTCGCGCGCCGCTTCGACGTGTTCCCGCCGAAGGGCGCGCGCGCTCCGAAAAAATCCGAGATCCGCGGCATCGTCGATCTCGCGTGGCCGTCCTCCGCGCAGTTCGTGCTCCGCATCTCGGCGATGCTCCTCGTCAACTCGCTCGTCGCGCGCTTCTACACGACGGCCGAGGACCAGACCGCGACCACCGCGATGGGCCTCGTGTTCCGCCTCGACACGATGACGCTCTTCGTCGCGATGGGCTGGGGCAACGCCGCGCAGACGTTCGTCGGCCAGAACCTCGGCGCGAAGCAGGAGCGGCGCGCGCGCCGGAGCGGCTGGCTCGCGAGCGCCTACGACGGGGTCTCGAACGTCCTCCTCATCATCGCGCTCTTCCGCTGGAGCGCCGAGATCCTCCGCTTCTTCGACCCCGAGGACGCGCCGGTCGCGATCGCGGTCGACTACCTCGAGGTCGTCGCGCCCTCCTACGTCGCGCTCGGCGTCGGCATCGTCCTCGGCAACGCGATGAGCGGCGCCGGCGCGACCCGCACCACCTTCGTCATCGACGCGCTCGTGATCCTCCTCTTCCAACTCCCCGTCAGCCTCGTCTTCGGTGGCTCCTCGCTCCACCGCCTCTTCCAGTGTGTCGCCGTGACCAACCTCGTCAGCGCCATCGCCTACGCCGTCGTCTATCACCGCGGGTCCTGGCTCGAAGCCCGCGCCCGCATCGGTCAGCTCGAGGTGAGCGCATGA
- a CDS encoding TolC family protein, giving the protein MALFLAFAIGLVARDAGADCSTIGRDNVAGCVVAVGATLRVRHEAELAASARSLSASALLPANPSVGLAIARRAGNEGRGDAVNYYGTLTQEIEIAGQRASRRRAAAAELDARSADTLAATRRLAADAYVAYFEVLAAREAVAVAARLEGIARGIATVVQARADDGVASPLDAELAGGAALRSTQQRLEAERVLATNHARLTTMLGRDPSRDTTTVTGALEPLRHHVSSNSDATPSTNSAASTNSAASTNSAASTNSAASDNANANANANANANANARANANTSGNGVGGTNVSERPELRAVASEERAANERAEAYRRARVPNLTVQLFAQNDGYDERVLGAGISVPIPLPQPLGRFYTGEIREAEALAREARARGDALRRELALDLASADASYEKARAEAELFSTDRVARSERLLADIRSEVDAGRLALRDALLAQQQIVDLLRSAVEARRALCVASVERAWAAGIALERLTP; this is encoded by the coding sequence ATGGCGCTCTTCCTCGCTTTCGCGATCGGGCTCGTGGCGCGGGATGCTGGCGCGGACTGCTCGACGATTGGGCGCGACAACGTCGCGGGGTGTGTCGTCGCGGTGGGGGCCACGCTTCGGGTTCGTCATGAAGCAGAGCTCGCTGCGAGCGCGCGGAGCTTGAGCGCGAGCGCGCTGCTTCCGGCGAACCCGAGCGTTGGGCTCGCCATTGCGCGACGGGCCGGAAACGAGGGGCGCGGCGACGCGGTGAACTACTACGGCACCCTCACCCAAGAGATCGAGATCGCCGGTCAGCGGGCGTCGCGCCGGCGTGCGGCGGCGGCCGAGCTCGACGCGCGCTCCGCCGACACGCTCGCCGCGACGCGACGGCTCGCGGCCGACGCGTACGTCGCGTACTTCGAGGTGCTCGCTGCGCGCGAGGCGGTCGCCGTCGCCGCGCGGCTCGAGGGGATCGCTCGCGGCATCGCCACCGTCGTGCAGGCACGCGCCGACGACGGCGTCGCGTCGCCGCTCGACGCCGAGCTCGCCGGCGGCGCCGCGCTCCGCAGCACGCAACAGCGGCTCGAAGCCGAACGCGTGCTCGCGACGAACCACGCCCGCCTCACCACCATGCTCGGACGCGATCCCTCACGCGACACGACGACCGTCACCGGTGCACTCGAGCCGCTCCGCCACCACGTGAGCTCGAACAGCGACGCGACCCCCAGCACCAACTCGGCCGCCAGCACCAACTCGGCCGCCAGCACCAACTCGGCCGCCAGCACCAACTCGGCCGCCAGCGACAACGCGAATGCGAATGCGAATGCGAATGCGAATGCGAATGCGAATGCGCGAGCCAATGCGAACACGAGCGGCAATGGCGTGGGCGGCACGAACGTGAGCGAGCGGCCGGAGCTTCGCGCCGTTGCGAGTGAGGAGCGGGCGGCGAACGAGCGCGCCGAGGCGTATCGGCGTGCGCGTGTGCCGAACCTCACGGTGCAGCTCTTTGCGCAGAACGACGGCTACGACGAGCGCGTCCTCGGCGCCGGCATCAGCGTTCCGATACCGCTCCCGCAGCCGCTCGGACGCTTCTACACCGGCGAGATCCGCGAGGCCGAGGCGCTCGCCCGCGAAGCCCGCGCGCGCGGCGACGCGCTCCGTCGCGAGCTCGCGCTCGACCTCGCGAGCGCCGACGCGAGCTACGAGAAGGCGCGCGCCGAGGCCGAGCTCTTCTCGACGGACCGCGTCGCACGGTCGGAGCGGCTCCTCGCCGACATCCGCAGCGAGGTCGACGCCGGCCGCCTCGCGCTGCGCGACGCGCTCCTCGCGCAGCAACAGATCGTCGATCTGCTCCGGAGCGCCGTCGAAGCGCGCCGCGCGCTCTGCGTCGCGTCCGTGGAGCGAGCGTGGGCCGCAGGCATCGCCCTCGAGAGGCTCACGCCGTGA